From the genome of Flavobacterium ovatum, one region includes:
- a CDS encoding THUMP domain-containing protein produces MENNFKMIAKTFFGFEEILAKELTQLGAQEVEQGVRMVSFVGDKGFMYKANLSLRTALKILKPIYFFRAKDEQALYKGVASINWSKYINANQTFVIDATVHSPNFNHTEFVSQKCKDAIVDQFRERTGQRPSIDKAFPDLRVNIHIDRDQVSVAIDTSGNSLHQRGYRTATNIAPINEVLAAGVLLLSGWDGQTDFIDPMCGSGTFLAEAAMIACNIPANINRKEFAFEKWKDWDNDLFDKIVDSLLTKVREFHHTIKGYDKAPSAVSKAKDNIKNANLEEYISIQEENFFDTEKTTEGKLHMVFNPPYDERLDIHMEEFYKSIGDTLKKNYPGTNAWFITGNLEALKYVGLKPSRKIKLFNASIESRLVKYEMYEGSKRTKFQEVKE; encoded by the coding sequence ATAGAAAATAATTTTAAAATGATTGCCAAAACCTTTTTTGGTTTTGAAGAAATATTAGCCAAAGAATTGACACAACTAGGTGCTCAAGAAGTGGAACAAGGCGTGAGAATGGTAAGTTTTGTAGGTGATAAAGGGTTTATGTACAAGGCAAATTTGTCTTTGCGTACCGCTTTAAAAATCTTAAAACCTATTTATTTCTTTAGAGCGAAAGACGAACAAGCACTATACAAAGGCGTGGCTAGTATTAACTGGTCTAAGTATATCAATGCCAATCAGACTTTTGTTATTGATGCCACAGTACACTCGCCTAATTTTAACCATACGGAGTTTGTTTCTCAAAAATGTAAGGATGCCATTGTGGATCAATTTAGAGAACGTACTGGGCAACGTCCAAGTATTGATAAAGCTTTTCCAGATTTAAGAGTTAACATTCATATTGATAGAGACCAAGTTTCAGTAGCTATTGATACTTCTGGGAATTCGTTGCACCAACGTGGCTACAGAACGGCAACGAATATTGCACCTATTAATGAAGTCCTAGCAGCGGGTGTTTTATTGCTTTCTGGTTGGGACGGACAAACGGATTTTATAGATCCTATGTGTGGTTCAGGAACTTTTCTTGCCGAAGCGGCTATGATTGCTTGTAATATTCCAGCGAACATTAACCGTAAGGAATTTGCTTTTGAAAAATGGAAAGATTGGGATAACGACTTGTTTGACAAAATTGTAGATAGTTTGTTGACCAAAGTACGTGAGTTTCATCATACTATAAAAGGGTATGATAAAGCGCCGTCTGCAGTGAGCAAAGCCAAAGATAATATCAAGAATGCCAACCTAGAAGAATATATTTCGATTCAAGAAGAAAACTTTTTTGACACCGAAAAAACTACCGAAGGAAAGTTGCACATGGTTTTTAACCCGCCTTATGATGAGCGTTTGGATATTCACATGGAAGAATTTTACAAAAGCATTGGTGATACTTTGAAGAAGAATTATCCAGGAACCAACGCTTGGTTCATCACAGGAAACCTTGAAGCATTGAAATATGTAGGATTGAAACCGTCTCGTAAAATCAAATTGTTCAATGCAAGTATCGAATCTCGTTTGGTGAAATATGAAATGTACGAAGGAAGTAAACGTACAAAGTTTCAAGAAGTTAAAGAGTAG
- a CDS encoding DUF6048 family protein, with protein sequence MKHTLKSIISIALVLTLFLAQAQETSSKKPIPAPDKGFVPIETVVSKKANPIKKTDTLSTLPKTDRYGLRLGVDLFKLTRGFYDKDYKGIEFVGDYRFTKRYFLAAELGVENKTTDDTRMNFTTKGSYLKAGFDYNGYENWLDMENIISVGMRYGFSTFSQELNNYRIYNSSQYFGSSETINSGDKFNGLTASWIEVVAGLKAKVFNNVFMGFSFRLNTLLTNKKPDNFDNLYIPGFNRTYNGSFGVGFNYTISYFIPIYKKKVIPVKK encoded by the coding sequence ATGAAACACACCTTGAAATCTATCATTAGTATTGCACTAGTATTAACACTGTTTTTAGCTCAGGCACAAGAAACGAGTTCCAAAAAACCGATTCCAGCCCCTGATAAAGGGTTTGTCCCCATTGAAACAGTGGTTTCTAAAAAAGCAAATCCTATTAAAAAAACAGATACTTTGAGTACTCTTCCCAAAACAGATCGTTATGGGTTGCGTCTTGGAGTGGATTTATTCAAACTGACTCGTGGGTTTTATGACAAGGATTATAAGGGAATCGAATTTGTAGGTGATTATCGTTTTACTAAAAGGTATTTCCTTGCTGCCGAATTAGGCGTAGAAAACAAAACCACTGACGATACTCGAATGAATTTCACGACCAAAGGTTCCTACCTGAAAGCGGGTTTTGACTATAACGGTTATGAAAACTGGCTGGACATGGAAAATATCATTTCGGTAGGAATGCGTTACGGTTTTAGTACTTTTAGTCAAGAGTTAAACAACTATAGAATTTACAATTCTTCACAGTATTTTGGCTCAAGCGAAACCATCAATTCCGGTGACAAATTCAACGGACTTACAGCAAGTTGGATTGAAGTCGTTGCGGGATTAAAAGCAAAGGTTTTCAATAATGTCTTTATGGGCTTTAGCTTCCGATTAAACACGTTGCTTACCAATAAGAAACCAGACAACTTTGACAACTTATACATTCCTGGTTTTAATAGAACTTACAATGGTAGTTTCGGAGTAGGTTTCAATTACACCATAAGTTATTTTATTCCTATTTACAAGAAAAAAGTAATTCCGGTTAAGAAGTAA
- a CDS encoding DUF6452 family protein: MKYILILLLILTVSFSSCEKDDICDADTSTTPRLIINFYDINDPSTAKSVTDLKVIAEGMSEGITYNSSTLVNGSKVAIPLKIDADLVKFKFILNYDNANTAIINEDDIQFNYTRTTIFVSRACGYKTNYELNQLSPFIHSDGAAADEKWILEIVVKNRSITNENETHLEIYH, encoded by the coding sequence ATGAAATATATCCTAATACTACTCTTAATCCTAACCGTCTCTTTCTCCAGTTGTGAGAAGGATGATATTTGCGATGCGGATACGAGTACCACTCCCCGATTGATTATTAATTTTTACGATATTAATGATCCATCTACGGCAAAATCAGTTACGGATTTGAAAGTCATTGCGGAAGGAATGAGCGAAGGAATTACTTACAATAGTAGCACGCTGGTTAACGGAAGTAAAGTCGCTATACCTTTGAAAATAGATGCTGATTTGGTGAAATTTAAGTTCATTTTAAATTACGACAATGCTAATACTGCTATTATAAATGAGGATGATATCCAGTTTAATTACACTCGAACAACGATTTTTGTTTCTAGAGCTTGTGGGTACAAAACCAATTATGAATTAAACCAACTGTCTCCATTCATTCATTCCGACGGAGCAGCGGCAGATGAAAAATGGATTCTGGAAATAGTAGTAAAAAACAGGTCAATCACTAACGAAAATGAAACACACCTTGAAATCTATCATTAG
- the rlmD gene encoding 23S rRNA (uracil(1939)-C(5))-methyltransferase RlmD translates to MGRKITDKVVFHQIKVLDAGAKGVSVAKAPDGKVVFIPNVVPGDVVDVQTFKKRKAYYEGKAVKFHEFSEHRVEPVCEHFGVCGGCKWQNMNYDQQLYYKQNEVKNHLQRIGKIELPDFEPILGSEKKFFYRNKMEFSFSNSRWLTEDEIASTEDLGNRNALGFHIPKMWDKILDINKCHLQEDPSNAIRNSIRDFANANGMTFFNPREHSGLLRTVMLRTSSTGEIMVLIQFFEDDQANRELMLDHLHATFPEITSLLYVINNKANDTLYDTNVKLYKGRDYILEEMEGLKFSINAKSFYQTNSDQAYELYKITRDFAGLTGEELVYDLYTGTGTIAQFVSKKAKKVIGVESVPDAIKDAKANAVRNNIDNCEFFVGDMKVVFNDSFIAQHGQPDVIITDPPRDGMHKDVIEQIMKIAPKKVVYVSCNSATQARDLALMDEKYKVTRVRPVDMFPQTHHVENVVLLELR, encoded by the coding sequence ATGGGTAGAAAAATTACAGACAAAGTTGTCTTTCATCAGATAAAAGTCCTTGATGCAGGTGCAAAAGGCGTTTCGGTAGCTAAGGCTCCCGATGGTAAGGTAGTGTTCATTCCTAATGTGGTGCCTGGGGATGTCGTGGATGTGCAAACATTCAAGAAACGTAAGGCCTATTACGAGGGGAAAGCCGTGAAATTTCACGAATTTTCGGAACATCGTGTGGAACCAGTTTGCGAGCATTTTGGTGTTTGTGGCGGTTGCAAATGGCAAAACATGAACTATGACCAACAGTTGTACTACAAACAAAATGAAGTAAAAAACCACTTACAACGCATTGGTAAAATTGAATTACCGGATTTTGAACCCATCTTAGGTTCGGAGAAAAAGTTCTTTTACAGAAACAAAATGGAATTTTCGTTTTCTAACAGCCGTTGGTTGACTGAGGATGAAATTGCAAGCACAGAAGATTTAGGAAACAGAAACGCACTTGGATTCCATATTCCAAAAATGTGGGACAAAATTCTAGACATCAACAAATGTCATTTGCAGGAAGATCCTTCGAATGCTATCCGTAATTCTATTCGGGATTTTGCAAACGCAAACGGAATGACTTTCTTTAACCCTAGAGAACATTCAGGTTTGTTGCGTACTGTAATGTTGCGTACGTCATCGACAGGTGAAATCATGGTATTGATTCAGTTTTTTGAAGACGATCAAGCGAATAGAGAATTGATGTTGGATCATTTGCACGCTACTTTTCCTGAAATCACTTCATTATTGTATGTGATTAACAACAAAGCAAACGATACTTTATATGACACGAATGTGAAATTGTACAAAGGTCGCGACTATATTTTGGAAGAAATGGAAGGCTTGAAATTTAGTATCAACGCCAAATCATTCTACCAAACTAACTCTGATCAAGCGTATGAATTGTACAAAATCACTCGTGATTTTGCAGGATTGACAGGCGAAGAATTGGTTTATGACTTATATACAGGAACAGGAACGATTGCTCAATTTGTTTCGAAAAAAGCAAAAAAAGTAATTGGAGTCGAAAGTGTTCCAGACGCTATCAAGGATGCAAAAGCCAACGCAGTGCGCAATAATATTGACAATTGCGAGTTTTTTGTTGGAGACATGAAAGTGGTTTTCAATGATTCTTTCATCGCACAGCACGGACAACCAGATGTAATTATCACTGATCCACCTAGAGACGGAATGCACAAAGACGTAATTGAACAAATTATGAAAATTGCGCCGAAAAAAGTGGTGTATGTAAGTTGCAACTCGGCTACGCAAGCCCGTGACTTGGCTTTGATGGATGAGAAATACAAAGTAACGCGTGTGCGTCCTGTGGATATGTTTCCGCAAACGCATCATGTGGAGAATGTGGTATTGTTAGAGCTACGTTAA
- a CDS encoding peptidylprolyl isomerase, producing the protein MTQVKENNTVKVHYTGKLADGQVFDTSEGKDPIAFTLGQGSLIPGFEKGLIDMKVNEKKTINIAKEDAYGVPREDLIIEVPKSELPPDMTPEVGMGLVSRTPEGQEMNLLVIDVKPESVVLDGNHPLAGKDLIFDLEVVEITA; encoded by the coding sequence ATGACTCAAGTTAAAGAAAACAACACGGTTAAAGTACATTACACAGGAAAACTAGCAGACGGGCAAGTATTTGATACTTCGGAAGGGAAAGATCCTATTGCATTTACTTTGGGACAAGGAAGTTTGATTCCTGGTTTTGAAAAAGGCCTTATTGATATGAAAGTAAATGAGAAAAAAACTATAAATATTGCAAAAGAGGACGCTTACGGTGTACCACGTGAAGATTTGATTATTGAAGTTCCTAAAAGTGAATTACCTCCAGATATGACTCCTGAAGTTGGAATGGGATTAGTTTCTAGAACTCCAGAAGGTCAAGAGATGAACCTATTGGTGATTGATGTTAAACCAGAATCCGTAGTTCTTGACGGAAATCATCCGCTAGCGGGTAAAGATCTTATTTTTGATCTTGAAGTAGTTGAGATTACTGCATAA